A genomic segment from Propionibacteriaceae bacterium ZF39 encodes:
- a CDS encoding glutamate-5-semialdehyde dehydrogenase codes for MQFAEQGPLARVAARILATTPREAKDAALHAMADALDGARPAVLRANAEDVRRAEDSGTSGAMIDRLRLTDARIDGMVSGLRQLASLADPVGDVVRGWTNANGVEVRQVRVPLGVVAIIYEARPNVTADAAGISLKAGNAVLLRGSSSAASSNAAVVEAMRAGLEKAGLPQDAVQLVTGGREVTAELMAARGIVDVLIPRGGAGLINAVVEGAKVPVIETGTGNCHLFVDATADLDMALEILVNAKVQRPSVCNAAETLLVHADAAEAFIPKAVAAMAELGVTVHAEERFAGVAGEAAVVAAVPEDFTEEWLSLDLSAKVVDSIDEALEHVQRHTTGHSETIVTGSLASSRRWTAEVDAAAVLVNASSRFVDGEQFGFGAEIGISTQKLHARGPMGLSEMTSTKYVVVGQGQVRA; via the coding sequence ATGCAGTTTGCCGAACAGGGACCCCTTGCCCGCGTCGCCGCCCGAATTCTCGCCACCACGCCGCGGGAGGCCAAGGATGCCGCGCTGCACGCGATGGCCGATGCGCTCGACGGAGCCCGGCCCGCCGTGCTCCGGGCGAATGCCGAGGACGTCCGGCGCGCCGAGGATTCCGGCACGTCCGGGGCGATGATCGACCGGCTGCGGCTCACCGACGCCCGCATCGACGGCATGGTATCGGGCCTGCGCCAGCTCGCCTCGCTCGCCGACCCGGTCGGCGATGTCGTGCGGGGCTGGACGAATGCGAACGGGGTGGAGGTACGCCAGGTCCGCGTCCCCCTGGGCGTCGTCGCGATCATCTATGAGGCCCGTCCGAACGTGACCGCCGATGCGGCCGGCATCAGCCTCAAGGCGGGCAATGCCGTGCTCCTGCGGGGTTCGTCGTCGGCCGCGAGCTCGAACGCGGCGGTCGTCGAAGCCATGCGCGCCGGTCTCGAGAAGGCCGGCCTCCCGCAGGATGCGGTCCAGCTGGTCACCGGTGGCCGGGAGGTCACCGCGGAGCTGATGGCCGCGCGCGGCATCGTTGACGTGCTGATCCCGCGCGGCGGTGCCGGGCTGATCAATGCCGTGGTCGAGGGCGCGAAGGTTCCCGTCATCGAGACCGGCACCGGCAACTGCCACCTCTTCGTCGATGCCACGGCTGATCTCGACATGGCGCTCGAGATCCTGGTCAACGCCAAGGTGCAGCGCCCGTCGGTGTGCAATGCCGCGGAGACGCTGCTGGTGCATGCCGATGCCGCAGAGGCGTTCATCCCGAAGGCCGTGGCAGCCATGGCGGAACTGGGCGTCACGGTGCACGCCGAGGAGCGGTTCGCCGGAGTGGCTGGGGAGGCGGCGGTCGTGGCCGCGGTGCCGGAGGACTTCACCGAGGAGTGGCTGTCGCTCGATCTCTCGGCCAAGGTCGTCGATTCGATCGATGAGGCACTGGAGCACGTGCAGCGTCACACGACGGGTCACTCCGAGACGATCGTCACGGGCAGCCTCGCATCATCGCGGCGGTGGACGGCCGAGGTCGATGCGGCCGCGGTGCTGGTCAACGCCTCGAGCCGATTCGTGGACGGGGAACAGTTCGGATTCGGTGCCGAGATCGGCATCTCGACCCAGAAGCTGCATGCCCGTGGTCCGATGGGCCTGTCCGAGATGACCTCGACCAAATATGTCGTCGTCGGGCAGGGGCAGGTGCGCGCCTGA
- the nadD gene encoding nicotinate-nucleotide adenylyltransferase, producing MTDKPGLNRPPNANGRYRLGVMGGTFDPIHHGHLVAASEVGARFGLDEVVFVPTGIPWQKKGRRVSGAEDRYLMTVIATASNPDFTVSRVDIQRPGETYTVDTLKDLREVRGDHVDLFFITGADALAQILTWRGADELFDLAHFVGVSRPGVELHSPAVKHLPKDKITLMEVPAMAISSTACRTRVSQGLPIWYLVPDGIVQYINKRGLYAPEDNSDAADQPQPAGKDE from the coding sequence ATGACAGACAAGCCCGGGCTCAACCGCCCTCCTAACGCCAACGGCCGCTATCGCCTCGGCGTGATGGGTGGCACCTTCGATCCGATTCATCACGGTCACCTCGTGGCCGCGAGCGAGGTCGGTGCCCGCTTCGGTCTCGATGAGGTGGTCTTCGTGCCGACGGGCATTCCCTGGCAGAAGAAGGGACGCCGGGTGTCCGGCGCGGAGGATCGCTATCTGATGACCGTCATCGCCACCGCGTCCAACCCCGACTTCACGGTCAGCCGGGTCGACATCCAGCGGCCGGGGGAGACCTACACGGTCGACACCCTGAAAGACCTGCGTGAGGTCCGGGGCGATCATGTCGACCTGTTCTTCATCACCGGTGCCGATGCGCTGGCCCAGATCCTGACGTGGCGGGGTGCGGACGAGCTGTTCGACCTCGCCCACTTCGTCGGGGTGTCGCGACCGGGTGTCGAGCTCCACTCGCCCGCGGTCAAGCACCTGCCGAAGGACAAGATCACCCTGATGGAGGTGCCGGCGATGGCCATCTCCTCCACCGCCTGCCGCACGCGGGTGAGCCAGGGCCTGCCGATTTGGTATCTGGTGCCCGACGGCATCGTGCAATACATCAACAAACGAGGGCTGTATGCGCCGGAGGACAACTCCGACGCGGCGGACCAGCCGCAGCCCGCCGGGAAGGACGAATGA
- the rsfS gene encoding ribosome silencing factor, producing MTATDRARELTQAAAEAAVDKLGTDLMAFDVTDQLAITDVFLLVTAATDRQVAAVVDAIEECLREDFDERPVRREGDRENRWVLLDYLDLVIHVQHSEERSFYALERLWRDCPRIELTLEERR from the coding sequence ATGACCGCGACCGATCGCGCCCGCGAACTCACCCAGGCGGCCGCGGAGGCAGCCGTCGACAAACTCGGCACCGACCTGATGGCCTTCGACGTCACGGACCAGCTCGCCATCACCGATGTCTTCCTGCTGGTCACCGCGGCCACCGACCGTCAGGTGGCGGCCGTGGTCGATGCGATCGAGGAGTGCCTTCGCGAGGACTTCGACGAGCGCCCCGTGCGCCGCGAGGGCGACCGCGAGAATCGCTGGGTGCTGCTCGACTATCTCGACCTCGTCATCCACGTGCAACACAGCGAGGAACGCAGCTTCTATGCCCTCGAGCGCCTCTGGCGCGACTGCCCCCGCATCGAGCTGACGCTCGAGGAACGGCGGTGA
- a CDS encoding histidine phosphatase family protein yields MTASRLVIWRHGQTDWNLQGRWQGQADVPLNAVGRAQARRAAPALAGYGFTHLFSSDLLRAMETADILAGLVGLPVARDARLQEINVGNWVGRTMEQIGSEFTEVLIREEAGEDVVRGETGESVRQVAARTSEALREIAEGVPDGSVVGIVMHGLAARVGAFELMELAPDQAKVFRGLENCAWLVLDRGVRHDGASIWRLEAYNSRVFEA; encoded by the coding sequence GTGACCGCCAGCCGCCTCGTGATCTGGCGACACGGCCAGACCGACTGGAACCTGCAGGGCCGCTGGCAGGGCCAGGCCGACGTTCCGCTGAATGCGGTCGGGCGGGCCCAGGCTCGCCGGGCGGCCCCGGCGTTGGCCGGCTATGGCTTCACCCACCTTTTCTCCTCCGACCTCCTGCGGGCGATGGAGACCGCCGACATTCTGGCCGGCCTGGTCGGGCTGCCCGTCGCCCGGGATGCGCGCCTGCAGGAGATCAACGTCGGCAACTGGGTGGGCCGCACCATGGAGCAGATCGGCTCCGAGTTCACCGAGGTCCTCATCCGCGAGGAGGCGGGGGAGGACGTCGTGCGCGGCGAGACCGGTGAGTCCGTACGCCAGGTCGCCGCCCGCACCAGTGAAGCGCTCCGGGAGATTGCCGAAGGCGTACCCGATGGCTCCGTCGTCGGCATCGTCATGCACGGGCTCGCTGCCCGCGTGGGCGCGTTCGAGCTGATGGAGCTCGCGCCCGACCAGGCGAAGGTGTTCCGTGGCCTGGAGAACTGTGCGTGGCTGGTGCTGGACCGGGGCGTACGCCATGACGGTGCCTCCATCTGGCGGCTCGAGGCGTACAACTCCCGGGTTTTCGAGGCCTGA
- a CDS encoding L,D-transpeptidase family protein yields the protein MARKTTRALMAAAAAAAVLLTACGQPVQQPTAAEPAPVTSTMPEPAAVEPTPTVEPTPEPTPETELTPEPTREPSRTPTAAPTTRQAGKAIMQQGNQSERVKELQARLAQIGWFSGKVTGNYGSETRTAVAGFQRKRGLPETGAVDQATWDRLVGMTRKPTADELAGKPKPKPTPTATRTTSKPAATSGSSGERKAQGLDPRCMTGRVICISKKSNKLWWVNDGVVKMTMDARFGTSEFRTREGTFSVQWKSRDHVSNLYHTPMPYALFFSGGQAVHFSPDFAARGYNGGSHGCVNLRSRSGAQTLFNQARVGDKVVVYS from the coding sequence GTGGCCCGCAAGACCACCCGCGCACTGATGGCGGCCGCTGCCGCTGCCGCCGTCCTGCTGACAGCGTGTGGTCAGCCCGTGCAGCAACCCACGGCGGCTGAACCCGCCCCCGTCACCTCGACGATGCCCGAACCCGCCGCGGTCGAGCCCACTCCCACGGTCGAGCCGACCCCGGAGCCGACCCCCGAGACCGAGCTCACCCCGGAGCCCACGCGCGAGCCGAGCAGGACGCCCACTGCTGCTCCGACGACCCGCCAGGCCGGCAAGGCCATCATGCAGCAGGGCAACCAGTCCGAGCGCGTCAAGGAACTGCAGGCCCGACTGGCCCAGATCGGCTGGTTCAGCGGCAAGGTGACCGGCAACTACGGGTCCGAGACCCGGACCGCGGTGGCCGGTTTCCAGCGCAAGCGCGGGCTGCCCGAAACGGGTGCCGTCGACCAGGCCACCTGGGACCGTCTCGTCGGCATGACGCGCAAGCCGACCGCCGACGAGCTGGCGGGCAAGCCCAAGCCGAAGCCCACCCCGACTGCGACCCGCACCACGAGCAAGCCGGCCGCCACCAGCGGCAGCAGCGGTGAGCGGAAGGCGCAGGGGCTCGATCCCCGGTGCATGACCGGCCGTGTGATCTGCATCTCCAAGAAGAGCAACAAGCTGTGGTGGGTCAACGACGGCGTCGTCAAGATGACCATGGACGCGCGATTCGGCACCAGCGAGTTCCGTACGCGTGAAGGCACGTTCAGCGTCCAGTGGAAGTCGCGCGACCACGTGTCGAACCTGTATCACACGCCCATGCCGTATGCGCTGTTCTTCAGCGGCGGCCAGGCCGTGCACTTCTCGCCAGACTTCGCGGCACGCGGCTACAACGGCGGCTCGCACGGCTGCGTCAACCTCCGCAGCCGCTCCGGCGCCCAGACGTTGTTCAACCAGGCCAGGGTCGGCGACAAGGTCGTGGTCTACAGCTGA
- a CDS encoding ATP-binding protein, with translation MAGLGQHITAMVRSHASGDDASFYSVALQVAAREAKAGHHVLANEIKKAVDASRRESVGKITTLAQPRGELAELVEVTHPNVQLRELVAPAELVAQITQVLAEQRQRRNLLEHGFAPAHKLLLEGPPGTGKTMTAAVIATELAVPMFTVRLDSLLSKFMGETASKLRLVFDSVAQRRAVYLFDEFDALGADRSGNDVGEARRILNSFLAFLEEAGTESLVLAATNHRSILDKALFRRFDAVLTYTLPDARQAMAVLRARLGTLGSGTSMAKLGDYTIGLSHAELVKAAETAAKTVLMRGETKVQRGDLIAALTSRRTASLG, from the coding sequence ATGGCCGGTCTTGGGCAGCACATCACTGCGATGGTGCGCAGCCACGCCTCGGGTGACGACGCCAGCTTCTACTCAGTCGCTCTTCAAGTAGCCGCGCGTGAGGCCAAGGCGGGACATCACGTTCTTGCCAACGAAATCAAGAAGGCTGTCGACGCATCCCGCCGTGAGTCTGTCGGAAAGATCACGACGCTTGCGCAGCCACGTGGCGAGCTTGCCGAACTTGTCGAGGTGACGCACCCCAACGTACAGCTTCGAGAACTCGTCGCGCCCGCCGAGCTCGTCGCGCAGATTACGCAAGTTCTCGCCGAGCAACGCCAGCGTAGGAACCTGCTTGAGCACGGCTTCGCACCGGCTCACAAGCTGCTCTTGGAAGGACCGCCCGGGACCGGGAAGACGATGACCGCTGCCGTAATCGCAACCGAGCTTGCCGTACCGATGTTTACGGTCAGGCTCGACAGCCTGCTGAGCAAGTTTATGGGCGAGACCGCCAGCAAACTCCGCCTCGTCTTTGACTCTGTTGCTCAACGTCGCGCCGTGTACCTGTTCGATGAGTTCGACGCCCTCGGGGCCGACCGTTCCGGAAACGATGTCGGCGAGGCCCGCCGGATCCTGAACTCGTTCCTCGCTTTTCTGGAGGAGGCGGGTACCGAGTCTCTCGTGCTCGCAGCCACGAACCATCGATCAATCCTCGACAAGGCACTCTTTCGCCGCTTCGACGCGGTCTTGACCTACACGTTGCCCGATGCACGCCAGGCGATGGCCGTTCTCAGGGCGCGTCTCGGGACGCTCGGCAGCGGCACCAGCATGGCGAAACTGGGCGACTACACGATCGGCCTGAGCCATGCCGAGCTCGTGAAGGCAGCCGAGACCGCAGCGAAGACGGTGCTGATGCGCGGCGAGACCAAGGTCCAACGAGGCGATCTCATCGCCGCACTGACCTCGCGTCGAACGGCAAGTCTTGGCTGA
- a CDS encoding S8 family peptidase translates to MPRDLDHLYVHGHVETVDFHRAGGGQGKRPRDVDRRAHGTGLKNAAERVFATFDQQAAAAMPSDEELRATGTVIVLEGEGAAHPLKVDSLNSHTGGKAPKPKWLLLSVREAQGEMPETATVWVSDSYRPQFLKLFEDYLNDEKNTKNGRPRNQGLVANISRIREAVLDDLWTSEIQPPKSGRHWWELWLDGSSARLADWESFVTAHRLEARRSQFRLGNRLVVWVEASWAQLQILPFTSVPVTEIRSPEFIDTVEDLSIGEQTEYVEDLAQRTDHAPGDAPAVCNLDTGVLRTHTLLEASLAPDDHHSIFGGSGIDVHPRGHGTAMAGLALFGNVEPLLTGRTRVPLRHRLESVRMQPGPGDQRIDPLDYGTATVEAVSHPEAARADRRRTFCLTLSTEPDKPGEPTLWSASVDALAAGTDIVRTGNELQLLSTPDPASARLIVVAAGNVSSYNADHHTNSVNSPIQDPAQAWNALTVGAYTELTHVPSHPQYAGWNVVAASGDISPHTTTSLYFNKSRWPIKPDICMEGGNVLTDGAGMFEDRLSSLSLRSTGHQTDAALTSANATSAATAQASRLATLAMDRYPLYWPETVRGLLTHSAEWTDSMAQQLGTDHTKTARQTLLRQFGWGVPSEEAVLNSGRGAVTLIAQDRFVPFSGDKYSLRHFRLHPLPWPTDVLQNLGATEVRLRVTLSYFIEPSASRRGWRNKYQYASHGLRFDLQGRLENQAEFVQRVNREAQNEEGGSRGRSESDRWFLGERGRHLGSLHQDEWTGTGAELAHCNNVAVYPVGGWWKNNSRKDRRDLPVRYALLLSLQTNQQGVDLYTPIATQLHIPVMAEVPAT, encoded by the coding sequence GTGCCACGCGACCTCGACCACCTCTACGTTCACGGTCACGTCGAAACTGTAGACTTTCACCGCGCGGGCGGAGGACAGGGTAAGCGGCCCCGCGATGTCGACCGCCGCGCGCATGGAACCGGGCTGAAGAACGCTGCCGAGCGCGTCTTCGCCACATTTGACCAACAAGCGGCAGCAGCCATGCCCTCGGATGAGGAACTCCGCGCCACCGGCACAGTCATCGTGCTCGAAGGTGAGGGCGCTGCGCACCCGCTGAAGGTCGACTCTCTTAACTCCCATACGGGCGGCAAGGCACCTAAGCCGAAGTGGCTCCTGCTCTCGGTGCGTGAAGCTCAGGGCGAGATGCCCGAGACGGCGACCGTCTGGGTGTCCGACTCCTACCGCCCGCAATTCTTGAAGCTCTTCGAGGACTACCTCAACGATGAGAAGAACACCAAGAATGGCCGGCCGAGGAACCAAGGTCTCGTCGCGAACATCTCGCGCATTCGCGAGGCAGTCCTTGATGATCTCTGGACATCGGAGATCCAGCCGCCGAAGTCCGGCCGCCACTGGTGGGAGCTGTGGCTCGACGGCAGCAGCGCCCGCCTTGCCGACTGGGAAAGCTTCGTGACCGCCCACCGACTTGAGGCTCGTCGCAGCCAATTCCGCCTTGGGAACCGTCTCGTCGTCTGGGTTGAAGCATCATGGGCGCAGTTGCAGATCCTTCCGTTCACGTCGGTTCCCGTGACCGAGATCCGGAGCCCCGAGTTCATCGACACGGTGGAAGATCTGAGCATTGGTGAACAGACCGAGTACGTCGAGGACCTCGCCCAACGCACCGATCACGCTCCCGGCGATGCACCAGCAGTGTGCAACCTCGACACCGGCGTATTGCGCACCCACACCCTCCTCGAAGCGTCGCTGGCGCCCGACGACCATCACTCGATCTTCGGCGGATCAGGAATCGACGTTCACCCGCGTGGGCACGGAACAGCGATGGCCGGTCTCGCTTTGTTCGGCAACGTCGAGCCGCTGCTCACGGGGCGGACCCGTGTCCCGCTGCGTCACCGGCTGGAGTCCGTGCGGATGCAGCCCGGACCTGGTGACCAGCGGATCGACCCGCTCGACTACGGCACCGCGACGGTAGAAGCGGTCTCGCATCCGGAGGCGGCCCGAGCCGATCGGAGGCGCACGTTCTGTTTGACGTTGAGCACCGAGCCCGACAAGCCGGGCGAGCCGACGCTGTGGTCCGCGTCGGTGGACGCGTTGGCAGCCGGCACGGACATCGTCCGGACAGGAAACGAGCTCCAACTGCTGTCGACGCCAGATCCCGCGTCTGCCCGGCTCATCGTGGTCGCGGCAGGAAACGTGTCCTCTTACAACGCCGATCACCACACGAACTCCGTGAACTCGCCGATCCAAGACCCGGCCCAGGCTTGGAACGCCCTCACCGTCGGCGCCTACACGGAACTTACTCACGTCCCCTCGCACCCGCAGTACGCAGGATGGAACGTCGTGGCTGCATCAGGGGACATCTCACCGCATACCACGACCTCGCTCTACTTCAACAAGAGCCGATGGCCGATCAAGCCGGACATCTGCATGGAAGGCGGCAATGTCCTCACCGACGGTGCCGGCATGTTCGAGGATCGGTTGTCTTCGCTCTCGCTGCGCTCGACCGGGCACCAGACCGATGCCGCATTGACTTCAGCCAACGCCACGAGCGCCGCGACCGCGCAAGCCTCTCGATTGGCGACCCTGGCGATGGATCGGTACCCGTTGTACTGGCCCGAAACCGTGCGAGGACTCTTGACACACTCGGCGGAATGGACCGACTCGATGGCCCAACAGCTCGGCACCGACCACACCAAGACCGCACGCCAGACGCTCCTGCGTCAGTTCGGCTGGGGTGTGCCATCGGAGGAAGCTGTGCTGAACTCGGGCCGTGGCGCGGTCACGCTCATCGCTCAGGACAGATTCGTTCCGTTCAGCGGCGACAAATACTCGCTGCGGCACTTCCGTCTTCACCCGCTGCCATGGCCGACCGACGTCCTCCAGAACCTCGGCGCGACCGAGGTTCGCCTCCGCGTCACCCTGTCCTACTTCATCGAGCCGTCTGCCTCTCGGCGAGGCTGGCGCAACAAATACCAGTATGCATCCCACGGTCTGAGGTTCGATCTCCAGGGCCGACTGGAGAACCAAGCGGAGTTTGTCCAGCGCGTCAATAGAGAAGCACAGAACGAGGAAGGCGGCTCTCGGGGGCGCAGCGAGTCAGACCGCTGGTTCCTCGGCGAGCGAGGCCGACACTTGGGGTCGCTGCACCAAGACGAGTGGACCGGAACCGGTGCCGAGCTGGCCCACTGCAACAACGTCGCTGTCTACCCCGTCGGCGGCTGGTGGAAGAACAACAGCCGCAAAGACCGTCGCGATCTACCGGTCCGGTACGCGCTTCTGCTCTCACTCCAGACCAATCAACAAGGCGTGGACCTGTATACGCCGATCGCAACCCAACTCCACATCCCCGTCATGGCCGAGGTGCCCGCAACGTAG
- a CDS encoding helix-turn-helix transcriptional regulator codes for MIKQDIRVEGLTATVDMLASTYAAVRPSAIPEGRPGMALSSAPVGRVRLDHVWLDMSCEIGIEPLGALVFNYLHAGAIHYSVGGEEYNIVAGDIYLTADPELPYTARFGPHECTVAVVSPAFVHEVAQGAPGLHEWPIRFTGLGPVSPAAGERWKQTLSYVWTLARSSPDLAAQPLVAASAARMLIAAALMTFPNTAHLDPTIEDRHDAHARMIRRAIAFIESSAESDITAADIARECRTTIRAVRLGFLRHLGTTPAAYLNRVRLRSAHEDLLAASPQDSTVGVIAGRWGFAHTPDFNRTYVQEFHELPTQTLAR; via the coding sequence GTGATCAAGCAGGACATCCGTGTCGAGGGTCTGACCGCGACGGTCGACATGCTGGCCTCGACCTACGCCGCGGTGCGGCCCTCGGCCATTCCCGAGGGCAGGCCCGGGATGGCTCTCAGCTCGGCCCCGGTCGGCCGCGTCCGACTCGACCACGTCTGGCTCGACATGAGCTGCGAGATCGGCATCGAGCCGCTCGGCGCGCTGGTGTTCAACTATCTGCACGCCGGTGCCATCCACTACTCGGTCGGGGGTGAGGAATACAACATCGTCGCGGGCGACATCTATCTGACGGCCGATCCGGAGCTGCCCTACACCGCCCGGTTCGGCCCTCACGAGTGCACCGTCGCGGTCGTGTCACCCGCTTTCGTCCACGAGGTTGCGCAGGGCGCCCCCGGGCTCCACGAATGGCCGATTCGCTTCACCGGGTTGGGCCCGGTGTCCCCCGCCGCCGGGGAGCGGTGGAAACAAACTCTGAGCTATGTCTGGACGCTGGCCCGCTCGAGCCCCGACCTGGCCGCCCAGCCACTCGTCGCCGCCTCGGCCGCCCGCATGCTCATCGCCGCCGCACTGATGACTTTCCCCAACACGGCACACCTCGACCCGACCATCGAGGACCGGCACGACGCCCATGCCCGCATGATCCGGCGGGCGATCGCTTTCATCGAATCGTCGGCCGAGTCCGACATCACAGCTGCGGACATCGCGCGGGAGTGCCGCACCACCATTCGTGCCGTCCGGCTCGGATTCCTCCGCCACCTGGGCACGACCCCTGCGGCGTACCTGAATCGTGTCCGGCTCCGTAGTGCCCACGAGGATCTGCTGGCGGCCTCGCCCCAGGACTCCACGGTGGGGGTGATCGCCGGCCGCTGGGGGTTCGCGCACACCCCGGACTTCAACCGGACCTATGTGCAGGAGTTCCACGAGCTGCCAACCCAGACACTGGCCCGCTGA
- a CDS encoding AraC family transcriptional regulator has protein sequence MPIETQKVATTDPDAAFRALNDIYAPERPMSFSKTPQRAPHFEMTANQIDGIHTARIRHTLNARCLTPPFEGVVGAGILLSGRMQWTRGSEQLRFSAGTVGRFPMNEAWEADASGMDCAVLRVPLTSVERVAEEYAGITSAQLRFDGMSPVSEAAAVQWRDLTAYIHRTVSAPGDQWDNPLVLGQLADLVCATALAVFPNTSLSISHPTAPGEVAPAALRRAVAFIEDHADQPMTLSDIAGAAGTTGRAVQSAFRRHYDTTPMAYLRQVRLERAHRDLQAADPTAGATVAGIAARWGFTKAARFTEFYRQSFGVSPSRTLRT, from the coding sequence ATGCCGATCGAAACTCAGAAGGTTGCGACGACCGATCCTGACGCCGCCTTCCGCGCGCTCAACGACATCTATGCCCCCGAGCGACCGATGTCGTTCTCGAAGACGCCCCAGCGCGCTCCGCATTTCGAGATGACCGCGAACCAGATTGATGGGATCCACACGGCCCGCATTCGCCACACGCTCAATGCCCGCTGCCTCACGCCCCCTTTCGAGGGCGTGGTAGGCGCCGGGATCCTGCTCTCCGGCCGGATGCAGTGGACCCGGGGCAGCGAACAGCTCCGCTTCTCCGCCGGCACGGTGGGACGTTTTCCCATGAATGAGGCGTGGGAGGCCGACGCGTCGGGGATGGATTGCGCCGTCCTCCGCGTGCCCCTGACGTCGGTCGAGCGGGTGGCCGAAGAGTACGCCGGCATCACCTCCGCGCAACTGCGGTTCGACGGCATGAGCCCCGTGAGCGAGGCGGCGGCCGTCCAATGGCGCGATCTGACCGCCTACATCCACCGCACGGTGAGCGCTCCGGGTGACCAGTGGGACAACCCCCTGGTCCTGGGCCAGCTGGCCGACCTCGTCTGCGCCACCGCGCTGGCGGTCTTCCCGAACACAAGCCTGTCGATCAGCCACCCCACGGCCCCCGGCGAAGTGGCCCCGGCCGCCCTGCGACGGGCGGTGGCCTTCATCGAGGACCATGCCGATCAGCCGATGACGCTCAGCGATATCGCCGGGGCCGCCGGCACGACCGGCCGGGCGGTGCAGTCGGCGTTCCGGCGTCACTACGACACCACGCCGATGGCGTACCTGCGACAGGTTCGCCTGGAGCGCGCCCACCGCGATCTGCAGGCGGCCGACCCGACGGCGGGCGCCACGGTCGCCGGCATCGCCGCCCGCTGGGGGTTCACCAAGGCCGCCCGCTTCACGGAGTTCTATCGGCAGAGTTTCGGCGTATCGCCGAGCCGCACGCTGCGCACCTGA